A single window of Rhodococcus jostii RHA1 DNA harbors:
- a CDS encoding acyl-CoA thioesterase gives MSAEAVDVRETPTVADFTVHRTATTRWSDNDMYGHLNNAVYYQLFDAAINGWIIEHTGLNPVAAPALGVVAESGCRYFEQLQFPQALAVGIRVARLGRTSVTYDLGLFPTGLPETAAVAARGRWVHVYVDRDTRRPVPIPDGLRRLFESATG, from the coding sequence ATGAGCGCTGAGGCGGTCGATGTACGCGAAACCCCTACCGTGGCAGACTTCACGGTGCACCGCACGGCTACCACACGGTGGTCCGACAACGACATGTACGGCCACCTGAACAATGCCGTGTACTACCAACTCTTCGATGCAGCGATCAACGGCTGGATCATCGAGCACACCGGCCTCAACCCGGTCGCGGCTCCGGCCTTAGGCGTCGTCGCCGAGTCCGGATGCCGGTATTTCGAGCAGCTGCAGTTCCCTCAGGCCCTGGCGGTAGGAATCCGTGTCGCCAGGCTGGGCCGCACCAGCGTCACCTATGACCTCGGACTCTTTCCTACTGGGCTGCCCGAGACGGCGGCGGTCGCCGCGCGGGGGCGGTGGGTGCACGTCTATGTCGACCGTGACACCCGGCGCCCGGTGCCGATCCCTGACGGGCTGCGGCGGCTGTTCGAATCGGCCACCGGATAG
- a CDS encoding ABC transporter ATP-binding protein, whose protein sequence is MGVEVSVEGLTKSFGSQRIWQDVTLTLPAGEVSALLGPSGTGKSVFLKSLIGLLRPEQGSIVIDGTNILECSSKELYEIRKLFGVLFQDGALFGSMNLYDNVAFPLREHTKKSESEIRKIVMEKMELVGLLGAEDKLPGEISGGMRKRAGLARALVLDPQIILVDEPDSGLDPVRTTYISQTLIDINAEIDATILIVSHNINLARTVPDNIGMLFRRHLVMFGPREVLLTSEQPVVKQFLNGTMIGPIGMSEEKDEATMAAEQAMVDAGHHAGGVDDVEGIVPQMKATPAMSFRQAVARRQERVRHIMHTLPENAQIAIQESLDETSGYGFYDESTAPLEAVGDVR, encoded by the coding sequence ATGGGTGTCGAGGTATCCGTCGAGGGACTGACCAAGTCGTTCGGCTCGCAGAGGATCTGGCAGGACGTCACGTTGACCCTTCCCGCCGGTGAGGTCAGCGCGTTGCTGGGGCCGTCGGGCACCGGTAAGTCGGTGTTTCTGAAGTCGCTGATCGGTCTGCTCCGCCCCGAGCAGGGCTCGATCGTGATCGACGGCACCAACATTCTCGAGTGCTCCAGCAAGGAGCTCTACGAGATCCGCAAGCTGTTCGGTGTGCTGTTCCAGGACGGCGCCCTGTTCGGCTCGATGAACCTCTACGACAACGTGGCGTTCCCGCTGCGCGAGCACACCAAGAAGTCCGAGTCCGAGATCCGCAAGATCGTGATGGAGAAGATGGAACTCGTCGGCCTGCTCGGGGCCGAGGACAAGCTGCCGGGTGAGATCTCCGGTGGAATGCGCAAGCGGGCCGGTTTGGCCCGCGCCCTGGTGCTGGACCCGCAGATCATCCTCGTGGACGAGCCGGACTCGGGTCTGGATCCGGTTCGCACCACCTACATCTCGCAGACGTTGATCGACATCAACGCCGAGATCGACGCGACCATTCTGATCGTCTCGCACAACATCAATCTCGCGCGGACGGTGCCGGACAACATCGGCATGCTCTTCCGTCGTCATCTGGTGATGTTCGGTCCGCGGGAGGTGCTGCTCACCTCGGAGCAGCCGGTGGTCAAGCAGTTCCTGAACGGCACCATGATCGGCCCGATCGGCATGTCCGAAGAAAAAGACGAAGCCACCATGGCCGCCGAACAGGCCATGGTCGACGCTGGCCATCATGCGGGTGGTGTCGACGACGTCGAGGGCATCGTCCCGCAGATGAAGGCGACGCCGGCGATGTCGTTCCGGCAGGCCGTCGCCCGCCGGCAGGAACGCGTCCGGCACATCATGCACACCCTGCCCGAGAACGCCCAGATCGCCATCCAGGAAAGCCTCGACGAGACTTCCGGTTACGGGTTCTACGACGAATCCACCGCTCCGCTGGAAGCGGTAGGCGATGTCCGTTGA
- a CDS encoding MlaD family protein, which yields MNRSALVRFQLVTFTVLSILSLTYALISYVSIERITGLRTYTVTADFADAGGLYENALVTYRGIDVGLVTSIDLAQDAHVRVTMQIEDAYQVPTASTAHIRSMSAVGEQFVDFVPTTDEGPYLVDGDTVPTDQTETPVPAGEVIESANQLLQSIPKDSLDKAVDETFNTFDGTGPQIAQLIDSSAELVRLAQADLEPTRTLINDAEPLLTTGNEVSEDITSFTTDLSAFTEQLVLSDGQIRAVLDQGPSAAATTTTTLTDLQPTFPLLMANLQTVGQVFRMNIPELRQILVIYPALSAVTNHSVTGFQLDDDQRGPQAPLDIKLGNTLNPPPCTEGYQATERRDPSDTAPAQVPGASYCDVAPDDPKVSRGLRNTPCATDPAVRAPDVANCPQGLPSTWEGMLRRPGASPTPETPAALPNPAPAAVPYNDTDQSFLSPQGASYIIGTAPDPSAPTKEADRWQSLVIK from the coding sequence ATGAATCGCAGTGCACTCGTCCGATTCCAACTCGTCACCTTCACGGTGCTCTCGATCCTCAGCCTGACCTACGCACTCATCTCGTACGTGAGCATCGAACGCATCACCGGCCTGCGCACATACACGGTCACGGCGGACTTCGCCGATGCCGGCGGCCTCTACGAGAACGCGCTGGTCACCTACCGTGGCATCGACGTCGGACTGGTCACCTCGATCGACCTTGCGCAGGACGCACACGTGCGCGTCACCATGCAGATCGAGGACGCCTACCAGGTCCCCACCGCCAGCACCGCGCACATCCGCAGCATGTCCGCGGTCGGCGAACAGTTCGTCGATTTCGTCCCCACGACGGACGAGGGACCATATCTCGTCGACGGGGACACCGTCCCGACCGACCAGACCGAGACCCCGGTACCCGCCGGCGAGGTGATCGAATCCGCCAACCAGCTGCTGCAGAGCATCCCGAAGGATTCTCTGGACAAAGCCGTCGACGAAACCTTCAACACCTTCGACGGAACAGGTCCACAGATCGCGCAGCTGATCGACTCGTCCGCCGAACTCGTCCGACTGGCGCAAGCCGACCTCGAGCCCACACGCACCCTGATCAACGATGCCGAGCCGCTACTGACGACCGGCAATGAGGTCAGCGAGGACATCACGTCCTTCACCACCGACCTGTCCGCGTTCACCGAGCAACTCGTCCTCAGCGACGGACAGATCCGTGCGGTGCTCGATCAGGGACCGTCCGCCGCCGCGACCACCACAACAACGCTGACCGACCTCCAACCGACCTTCCCGCTGCTGATGGCCAACCTGCAAACCGTCGGTCAGGTGTTCCGGATGAACATCCCGGAACTGCGCCAGATCCTCGTCATCTACCCCGCATTGAGCGCGGTGACCAACCATTCGGTCACCGGATTCCAACTCGACGACGACCAACGCGGCCCACAGGCCCCGCTGGACATCAAACTCGGCAACACCCTCAACCCGCCACCGTGCACCGAGGGCTACCAGGCGACCGAACGCCGCGATCCCTCCGACACCGCACCCGCCCAGGTACCCGGTGCCTCCTACTGCGATGTCGCCCCCGACGACCCGAAGGTCAGCCGCGGACTTCGCAACACCCCCTGCGCCACCGACCCCGCAGTGCGGGCACCCGACGTCGCGAACTGCCCCCAAGGCCTGCCGTCGACCTGGGAGGGAATGCTCCGACGCCCCGGTGCCAGCCCGACACCCGAAACACCTGCGGCGCTGCCGAATCCAGCCCCAGCCGCCGTCCCCTACAACGACACCGACCAGAGCTTCCTCAGCCCCCAAGGGGCGTCCTACATCATCGGCACCGCCCCAGACCCATCCGCACCAACAAAGGAGGCCGATCGATGGCAATCGCTAGTGATCAAATGA
- a CDS encoding MCE family protein, protein MNHRRSLAGIVMLGTLLAVSGCRFDGINSLPLPGNANDGPTYTITVELRDAQNLVGNSIVKADNVTVGTVRRVVVDGLIAKAVLDINDSVDLPRTATARLAQTSILGAQYLEISTPPNGDTTEKMRDGDVIALENSAEYPSTEQVLSALSLVLNGSGLEQLRTIMAELNAAAGGREHTLNQSLARMETFVDGLDSQRGNIVRAIDSLDRFSHELAEQNTTIATGIDAITPALAVLDEQRVQLTQMLDSMGRFGDRARIVLNSSRDDLLSNLHDLEPTLTELANSDTDLPESLAVAASFPFPVTTADKGMRGDYLNLFLTLDLSAEAINNKILGSIPAGDLARAVLPNRAVNPLLAPTQPTPAPLPFAAGAPR, encoded by the coding sequence ATGAACCACCGCCGCTCACTGGCCGGCATCGTCATGCTCGGCACACTCCTGGCCGTCTCCGGCTGCCGCTTCGACGGCATCAATTCGCTGCCACTGCCCGGCAACGCCAACGACGGCCCGACCTACACCATCACCGTCGAACTGCGCGACGCACAGAACCTCGTCGGCAACTCCATCGTGAAAGCGGACAACGTCACCGTCGGCACCGTGCGACGAGTGGTGGTGGACGGGCTGATCGCCAAGGCCGTCCTGGACATCAATGACAGCGTCGATCTACCGCGCACCGCGACCGCCCGACTGGCGCAAACCAGCATCCTCGGCGCCCAATACCTCGAAATCTCCACACCCCCGAACGGGGACACCACGGAAAAGATGCGTGACGGCGACGTCATAGCGCTCGAAAACTCCGCCGAATACCCCTCGACCGAACAAGTGCTGTCCGCCTTGTCGCTGGTACTCAACGGCAGCGGGCTCGAACAGCTCCGCACCATCATGGCAGAACTCAACGCCGCCGCCGGGGGCCGCGAACACACCCTCAACCAGTCCCTGGCACGAATGGAAACCTTCGTCGACGGCCTGGACAGCCAGCGGGGCAACATCGTCCGCGCCATCGACAGCCTCGACCGCTTCTCCCACGAACTCGCCGAACAGAACACCACGATCGCCACCGGAATCGACGCCATCACCCCGGCCCTGGCAGTCCTCGACGAACAACGGGTCCAACTGACACAGATGCTCGACAGCATGGGCCGCTTCGGTGACCGGGCCCGCATTGTCCTCAACAGCAGCCGCGACGATCTCCTCTCGAACCTGCACGATCTCGAGCCCACCCTGACCGAATTGGCGAACTCCGACACAGACCTACCCGAGTCGCTCGCCGTGGCTGCTTCCTTTCCATTCCCCGTCACCACCGCCGACAAAGGCATGCGAGGGGACTACCTCAACCTGTTCCTCACCCTCGACCTCAGTGCAGAAGCCATCAACAACAAAATCCTCGGAAGCATCCCTGCCGGCGACCTCGCGCGTGCTGTCCTGCCCAACCGAGCGGTGAACCCCCTGCTGGCACCCACCCAGCCCACACCGGCGCCACTTCCCTTCGCGGCGGGAGCCCCTCGATGA
- a CDS encoding MCE family protein: MTTRTRHLARRIPTPGKALAALLLLAVISTTVVAIATRDSTLHFTAYFRNSIGLYEGDRVTIRGVPVGTVDAIDPMGDRVRVTLTVTGDHPVPADAGAAIIAPTLVTGRYVQLAPTYDGGARLEDGAEIPLDKTAVPVEYDQLKKQLTELSTELGPQGYNVDGSLSELVASTGTALDGNGQSLKLALSNVSAAMQTLSDGGPDLFSTVRNLQVLVSALAASDQQIVGFSGELRSVSTLLNNNRTELDAALASIAALLPEIRGYVDDNNEALTTDVESLNSIATLLMNKQDDLAQILHVTPTALADLYNIYDPASNSLTGALAIPDLPDPMSFICALLTTVDAPQEECSRMSDKFGDMFGAAVRAAQGSAPTGPAPKLGELAVPGSGGTR, translated from the coding sequence ATGACCACCCGCACCCGGCACCTGGCACGGCGAATCCCCACCCCGGGAAAGGCGCTCGCGGCCCTACTGCTGTTGGCGGTGATCTCCACCACCGTCGTGGCGATCGCCACCCGCGATTCGACGCTTCATTTCACCGCCTACTTCCGCAACTCGATCGGGCTCTACGAAGGAGACCGCGTGACGATTCGCGGGGTCCCCGTCGGCACCGTCGATGCGATCGACCCGATGGGGGACCGGGTGCGCGTCACGCTCACCGTCACCGGCGATCACCCCGTCCCGGCAGACGCCGGCGCCGCGATCATCGCTCCGACGCTGGTCACGGGACGATACGTGCAGCTCGCACCGACCTACGACGGCGGCGCCCGCCTCGAGGACGGAGCCGAAATTCCCCTCGACAAGACCGCGGTGCCAGTCGAATACGACCAACTCAAGAAGCAACTGACCGAACTGTCCACCGAGCTGGGTCCGCAGGGCTACAACGTCGACGGTTCACTGAGCGAGCTGGTGGCGTCTACGGGGACGGCGCTGGACGGAAACGGGCAGAGCCTCAAACTGGCGTTGTCCAACGTCTCGGCCGCAATGCAGACACTCTCCGACGGCGGCCCGGACCTGTTCAGCACCGTCCGAAACCTGCAGGTGCTCGTCTCTGCGCTCGCGGCCAGTGATCAACAGATCGTCGGCTTCAGCGGTGAGCTGCGATCGGTGTCGACGCTGCTCAACAACAACCGGACCGAACTCGACGCGGCATTGGCATCCATCGCGGCCCTGCTCCCTGAAATCCGCGGATACGTCGACGACAACAACGAGGCGCTGACCACCGATGTCGAATCTCTCAATTCGATTGCGACCCTGCTCATGAACAAGCAGGACGACCTGGCACAAATCTTGCACGTCACCCCGACCGCACTCGCCGACCTCTACAACATCTACGACCCGGCCTCGAACTCATTGACCGGTGCGCTCGCGATCCCCGATCTACCGGATCCGATGTCCTTCATCTGTGCCTTGCTCACCACCGTCGATGCACCGCAGGAGGAATGCTCCCGCATGAGCGACAAGTTCGGGGACATGTTCGGCGCCGCGGTCCGCGCCGCACAAGGATCCGCGCCCACCGGCCCAGCTCCCAAACTCGGTGAACTGGCCGTCCCCGGATCGGGAGGCACACGATGA
- a CDS encoding MCE family protein, whose product MATKSFKERNPLHLGLIGTAVIAVLMVAVFNYQAIPFLTGGRTVTGEFADASGLAAGDHVQIGGVEIGEVQSITLRPDYVDIELRIDPDGRTLGARTRATIKVETALGRRYVELVPDGDGELGDTIPADRTTSGFDITDSLSRVTETLEGTDKSTASQALTSISELMNALPDNLKQSSDGIARIADTVASRDTQIRQLLDLSTSVSGVLSERNNNLTALITDGETLFAALNDRAATIRSLLVQIRAVSEQIRGVVADNRESTAPMLAELDTVLTTLNQNYTNIDNAITGLRPFVTQLGEVVGSGPFFGVLLQNIAPANLRGQMPGSPGGVN is encoded by the coding sequence ATGGCGACGAAGTCGTTCAAGGAACGCAACCCCCTTCACCTCGGACTGATCGGCACGGCTGTCATCGCTGTGCTCATGGTCGCCGTGTTCAACTACCAGGCAATACCTTTCCTGACCGGTGGACGAACGGTGACGGGCGAGTTCGCCGACGCCAGCGGCCTCGCCGCGGGCGATCACGTGCAGATCGGCGGCGTAGAGATAGGCGAGGTCCAATCGATCACCCTGCGCCCGGACTATGTCGATATCGAGCTGAGAATCGATCCAGACGGGCGGACGCTCGGAGCCCGGACACGTGCGACGATCAAGGTCGAAACGGCGCTCGGCCGGCGCTACGTCGAACTCGTCCCCGACGGGGACGGCGAGCTCGGAGACACGATCCCCGCCGACCGCACCACCTCCGGATTCGACATCACCGATTCCCTCTCCCGCGTCACCGAAACCCTGGAGGGAACCGACAAATCAACCGCCTCGCAGGCATTGACCAGTATCTCCGAACTGATGAATGCGTTGCCGGACAACCTGAAACAGTCGTCGGACGGCATCGCCCGGATCGCCGACACGGTCGCGTCCCGAGACACACAGATCCGGCAGCTACTGGACCTGTCGACCTCAGTGTCCGGTGTCCTGTCCGAGCGCAACAACAACCTCACCGCACTGATCACCGACGGTGAAACGCTGTTCGCGGCACTCAACGACCGCGCCGCCACGATTCGCAGCCTGCTCGTCCAGATCCGCGCCGTCAGCGAACAGATCCGCGGCGTGGTCGCCGACAACCGCGAGAGCACCGCGCCCATGCTCGCCGAACTCGACACGGTGCTGACCACGTTGAACCAGAACTACACGAACATCGACAACGCCATCACCGGGCTGCGCCCCTTCGTGACCCAACTCGGTGAGGTGGTCGGCAGCGGCCCCTTCTTCGGCGTCCTGTTGCAGAACATCGCACCGGCCAACCTTCGTGGCCAAATGCCCGGAAGCCCAGGAGGAGTGAACTGA
- a CDS encoding MCE family protein, protein MFTSASGLKPGDDVKVSGVPVGKVSDVQLSATDSVSEVSFSLSEDIALSPTSTAAIKYKNLIGDRYLELTVLPDGRSPRGEHDPIPVAQTTPALDIDTLVNGFRPLLEGLEPDQTNRLSASIIEVLNGRQESIGTLVEQLGSLGNALADRDEVIGNTVDNLNTVLTTVDGRSDQFGSLVTELQQLTTGLSADRDTLTRALEQLDNASAETQSVLEQARPPLQADIEQLSRTAANLNSRTDTLNLTLGKLPEMYRLVGRNTGYGSFLNFFVCGLAIRYPGLNGPETTPMFTAPAERCK, encoded by the coding sequence CTGTTCACCAGCGCCTCCGGACTCAAGCCCGGTGACGACGTCAAGGTGTCGGGCGTCCCGGTCGGAAAGGTCAGCGATGTGCAGCTCTCGGCCACCGATTCGGTGTCCGAAGTCTCGTTCTCCCTGTCCGAGGACATTGCGCTGTCACCGACGTCGACCGCCGCGATCAAGTACAAGAACCTGATCGGTGACCGATACCTGGAGTTGACCGTGTTGCCGGACGGACGCTCACCCCGAGGGGAACACGACCCGATCCCGGTCGCCCAGACCACACCCGCACTCGACATTGACACCCTGGTCAACGGATTCCGGCCCCTGTTGGAGGGTCTCGAGCCAGATCAGACCAACCGCCTCTCCGCCTCGATCATCGAGGTACTCAACGGCCGGCAGGAGAGCATCGGCACTCTCGTCGAGCAGCTCGGCTCGCTCGGAAACGCGCTCGCCGATCGCGACGAGGTGATCGGCAACACCGTCGACAATCTCAATACGGTATTAACGACCGTCGACGGCCGCAGCGACCAATTCGGCTCCCTCGTCACCGAACTGCAGCAACTGACCACCGGCCTGTCCGCGGATCGCGACACGCTCACACGGGCACTCGAACAACTGGACAACGCGAGCGCGGAAACGCAATCGGTGCTCGAACAAGCCAGGCCCCCGCTGCAGGCGGACATCGAACAGCTGTCTCGGACCGCCGCGAACCTGAACTCGCGTACCGACACCCTGAACCTGACCCTGGGCAAGCTGCCGGAGATGTATCGGCTGGTGGGTCGCAACACCGGATACGGCAGCTTCCTGAACTTCTTCGTCTGCGGTCTCGCCATCCGCTATCCCGGGCTCAACGGCCCCGAGACGACACCGATGTTCACCGCCCCCGCAGAGAGGTGCAAGTGA
- a CDS encoding 3,4-dihydroxy-2-butanone-4-phosphate synthase encodes MSNSPSHNIFRENGEPAVSGSIQRVARAVADLVDGNAIVLVGCGSTDPDGYLVVAAENASTSALDFMVRHTSGFICAAVTDDACARIDLPPMAGTRPTPGDDYTVAVDAAGVGTGISAKDRAWTLRQIADPFSTPGGFTRPGHHPIRAHSDGVLGRRRSAEAVIDLMRAAGLREVGALAALVSVVDPTGIADSTESLAFADAHQLNSISVQDIVNYRRSTEVHVRQTFRTLRNTSCGTVEALGYHSDVTNADYIAYSSGDPSTLSRARVHARFETDFAPHAPSVDQAEPDITDALDDRDGLVVIARRANDADDAHDMEQSDRPDCFFHNRYGERIADIAQILRAREVLEPRLVNPPPGLFEAWSTLSNSASTAVGQTAPQCVSPASPTRG; translated from the coding sequence GTGAGCAATTCGCCTTCACATAATATCTTCCGGGAGAATGGAGAACCGGCTGTGAGTGGTTCAATCCAGCGAGTCGCGCGTGCCGTTGCCGACCTCGTCGACGGCAACGCCATCGTCCTTGTCGGTTGCGGGAGTACGGACCCGGACGGATACCTTGTTGTCGCGGCAGAGAATGCCAGCACTTCCGCTCTCGACTTCATGGTTCGTCACACATCAGGATTCATTTGCGCCGCAGTGACCGACGACGCATGTGCGCGGATCGACCTGCCACCTATGGCCGGAACCCGCCCGACCCCCGGAGACGACTACACCGTCGCGGTCGATGCCGCAGGGGTGGGCACGGGCATCTCCGCCAAGGACCGAGCCTGGACTCTCCGTCAGATCGCGGACCCGTTCAGCACTCCGGGCGGGTTCACCCGCCCGGGACATCATCCTATTCGGGCCCACAGCGACGGGGTGCTCGGTCGTCGCAGGTCGGCAGAGGCGGTCATCGATCTGATGCGTGCGGCCGGACTTCGGGAGGTGGGCGCACTCGCGGCACTTGTCTCGGTCGTCGACCCCACTGGTATCGCGGATTCGACCGAGTCGCTCGCGTTTGCGGACGCGCACCAACTGAATTCGATTTCAGTACAGGATATCGTGAACTATCGGAGAAGTACCGAGGTCCACGTCCGTCAGACCTTCCGTACCCTGCGTAACACATCCTGTGGCACCGTCGAGGCGTTGGGCTATCACAGTGACGTCACCAATGCCGACTACATTGCCTACTCCTCCGGCGATCCGTCAACACTGAGTCGCGCACGAGTGCACGCACGCTTCGAGACGGACTTCGCCCCGCATGCACCTTCGGTAGACCAGGCCGAGCCCGATATCACCGACGCACTGGATGACCGCGACGGCCTGGTCGTGATCGCCCGACGCGCGAATGACGCGGATGACGCGCATGACATGGAGCAGTCCGACCGCCCGGACTGCTTCTTCCACAATCGATACGGCGAGCGGATTGCTGATATCGCGCAAATACTACGTGCCCGCGAAGTCCTCGAGCCCCGCCTGGTCAACCCACCGCCGGGACTGTTCGAGGCATGGAGCACCTTGAGCAACTCGGCATCGACCGCAGTCGGTCAGACTGCACCGCAGTGCGTATCGCCGGCTTCACCGACACGAGGGTAA
- a CDS encoding acyl-CoA dehydrogenase family protein, translated as MKRSAFTAEHDQFRESVRDFLNRKVVPNVDSYAEKRLIEREVWREAGKQGILGLEVPETYGGGQANDYRFNAVATEELAAVSMALVSSFSIHFDIVTPYIVDLATEETKREWLPQMAEGEVVAAIGMTEPAGGSDLASLKTSAVRDGSDWILNGSKTFITNGYSADLVVVAARTDPQQRSRGISLFLVDSSLPGFERGRKLDKVGQPESDTAELFFDGLRLPAAAMLGEPETGFAAMMERLPQERLGTAVANVAHAKQILSETIDYVRNRKAFGRSIGSFQHNKFLLAELVTKIEVAQAFVDAAVTEHAESGLSPVDAAKAKWWSAHVQNEVLDHCVQLYGGYGYMREYRVARAWMDARVTKIWAGSNEIMKEIIGRDLAV; from the coding sequence ATGAAGAGATCAGCCTTCACTGCAGAACACGACCAGTTTCGAGAATCGGTGCGTGACTTCCTGAACCGGAAGGTGGTGCCCAACGTTGACTCCTACGCGGAAAAGCGACTGATCGAACGCGAAGTATGGCGCGAAGCCGGAAAGCAGGGCATCCTCGGCCTCGAAGTTCCGGAGACATATGGTGGCGGTCAGGCCAACGACTACAGATTCAACGCCGTCGCCACTGAGGAGCTTGCCGCCGTCAGCATGGCACTGGTATCAAGCTTCAGTATCCACTTCGATATCGTGACACCCTACATCGTCGACCTCGCAACGGAGGAAACCAAGCGAGAGTGGTTGCCTCAGATGGCCGAGGGAGAGGTCGTCGCCGCTATCGGCATGACTGAGCCCGCCGGCGGGTCCGACTTGGCAAGTCTCAAGACATCAGCCGTCCGCGACGGTTCGGACTGGATACTCAACGGCTCCAAAACCTTCATAACCAACGGTTATTCCGCCGACCTGGTGGTCGTGGCCGCACGAACCGATCCTCAGCAACGTTCGAGAGGGATCAGCCTGTTCCTTGTCGATTCGTCCCTACCCGGCTTCGAACGCGGACGTAAGCTGGACAAGGTTGGCCAACCGGAGTCAGACACAGCTGAGCTCTTCTTCGACGGACTGCGCCTACCTGCCGCCGCAATGCTTGGCGAACCCGAAACAGGATTCGCAGCAATGATGGAACGACTTCCTCAAGAACGTCTCGGCACAGCCGTGGCGAACGTTGCACATGCCAAGCAGATCCTCTCCGAGACAATCGACTACGTCAGGAATCGGAAAGCCTTCGGGCGATCAATCGGCTCCTTCCAGCACAACAAGTTTCTGCTTGCCGAGTTGGTGACGAAGATCGAGGTCGCCCAGGCATTCGTCGATGCCGCAGTAACTGAGCACGCGGAGTCCGGCCTGAGCCCCGTGGACGCGGCCAAGGCAAAATGGTGGTCCGCTCACGTTCAGAACGAAGTGTTGGATCACTGTGTCCAACTCTACGGCGGCTACGGATACATGCGCGAATACCGGGTTGCGCGAGCGTGGATGGATGCTCGTGTGACAAAGATCTGGGCCGGCTCCAATGAAATCATGAAGGAGATCATCGGCCGAGACCTCGCTGTGTGA
- a CDS encoding LLM class F420-dependent oxidoreductase, whose product MTSDRSAHIARFGTHGVWAGWDKFSPEQARAIEELGYGTIWLGGSPKHLRPIRKILDATEAITVAAGIVNIWNTDAAVIADEFVELEDDFPGRFYLGIGAGHREAIAGYQKPYTAVNHYLDILDAKKVPTQRRILAALGPRMLRLSADRALGAHPYLTQPTHTALARAELGDGVLLAPEHKVVIDIDPQKARAIGRPPVDQPYLHLTNYVSNLKRLGWADVDIADGGSDALIDALVAHGDAATVRGQVDKHLTAGADHVAIQVLGEGDPVGPLAEIVKAAI is encoded by the coding sequence ATGACTTCCGACAGATCTGCACACATTGCACGCTTCGGAACGCACGGGGTCTGGGCAGGATGGGACAAGTTCTCCCCCGAGCAGGCCCGGGCCATCGAGGAGCTCGGTTACGGAACCATCTGGCTCGGGGGTTCACCCAAGCATCTGCGACCAATTCGCAAAATCCTGGACGCCACCGAGGCCATCACCGTCGCCGCCGGCATCGTGAACATCTGGAACACCGACGCCGCGGTGATCGCCGACGAGTTTGTCGAACTCGAAGACGACTTCCCGGGACGCTTCTACCTGGGTATCGGCGCCGGCCACCGAGAGGCCATCGCCGGCTACCAGAAGCCCTACACCGCAGTAAACCACTACCTCGATATCCTCGATGCCAAGAAGGTCCCGACCCAACGTCGCATCCTCGCAGCGCTCGGACCGCGGATGCTGCGACTGTCGGCGGACCGGGCCCTCGGCGCGCATCCGTACCTCACGCAGCCGACTCACACCGCACTCGCCCGGGCCGAGCTGGGTGATGGGGTCCTGCTCGCGCCGGAGCACAAAGTCGTCATCGACATCGACCCTCAGAAGGCCCGTGCGATCGGTCGACCCCCGGTCGACCAGCCATACCTACATCTGACCAACTACGTGTCCAACCTCAAGCGGCTCGGTTGGGCGGATGTCGACATCGCCGATGGTGGTAGCGACGCACTGATCGACGCGCTCGTGGCTCACGGCGACGCGGCCACTGTGCGCGGACAGGTCGATAAGCACCTCACCGCCGGCGCCGACCACGTTGCTATTCAAGTCCTCGGCGAGGGTGACCCGGTCGGCCCGTTGGCCGAAATCGTCAAGGCCGCCATATAG
- a CDS encoding transposase: MPGTPIPKSCDASNASSPARSTTCSKTATEPPGNSHRRLDTQKGVKGCQYTALRFTQRLVDAGIAPSTGSVGDSFDNALAENLWSTLKVELIYWPTTIFATRAEAESALFRYIDTWYNPRRIQAGLAGLSPDEYELAYHDSRS; encoded by the coding sequence CTGCCGGGCACTCCAATCCCGAAATCCTGCGATGCCTCAAACGCTTCATCGCCCGCGAGATCTACTACCTGCTCAAAGACCGCGACCGAGCCACCCGGCAACTCGCACCGGCGGCTTGACACACAGAAGGGCGTCAAAGGCTGTCAATACACCGCGCTGCGGTTCACCCAGCGGCTCGTCGACGCCGGCATCGCCCCGTCCACAGGCAGCGTCGGGGACAGCTTCGACAACGCGCTCGCGGAAAATCTGTGGTCGACGCTGAAGGTCGAGTTGATCTATTGGCCCACAACTATATTCGCGACCAGGGCGGAGGCGGAGTCGGCGTTGTTCCGGTATATCGACACCTGGTACAACCCCCGCAGGATCCAGGCCGGTCTCGCGGGACTCTCACCCGACGAGTACGAACTCGCCTACCATGACAGCCGGAGCTGA